The uncultured Treponema sp. genome includes a region encoding these proteins:
- a CDS encoding single-stranded DNA-binding protein codes for MNALNQIILEGNVVRQPERKSCKNGASFCRIPIAVNRKYKASDGNYVDEVSYFDVATFGQTAELCEKWCPKGRGIRVVGRLKQTTMQTEDGKKRSIIEIIAEHVDFKPIPKKAEEGKALPAPKKSSGKKSKEESPEAAPDEFCEPPEEDLEF; via the coding sequence ATGAATGCCTTGAATCAAATTATTCTGGAAGGAAATGTTGTCCGCCAGCCAGAAAGAAAAAGCTGCAAAAACGGAGCTTCATTCTGCCGGATTCCAATCGCCGTGAACAGAAAGTACAAAGCCAGCGACGGAAACTACGTTGATGAAGTTTCGTACTTTGACGTTGCGACATTCGGACAAACTGCTGAACTTTGCGAAAAATGGTGTCCAAAAGGAAGAGGAATCCGCGTGGTCGGAAGACTCAAGCAGACAACAATGCAAACTGAAGACGGCAAAAAGCGCAGCATCATAGAAATTATCGCCGAGCACGTTGACTTTAAGCCGATTCCAAAAAAAGCTGAAGAAGGAAAAGCTCTTCCCGCGCCTAAAAAATCATCTGGCAAAAAATCAAAAGAAGAATCTCCTGAAGCCGCGCCTGATGAATTTTGCGAGCCTCCAGAAGAAGATTTGGAATTTTAG
- a CDS encoding Gfo/Idh/MocA family oxidoreductase produces the protein MQKYTAALVGLGRIGYSLGLDKKREQPASHTMALLNNPRINLIAGCDTDSIALSKWQDANKKAVGYSDSANLYARCRPDIVTVAVNENAHLKEAVEAIHAKPKLVILEKPVALNLSEAEKIQQEAEKFQVPVLVNHERRFAEDFKLAKSYMKKIGEIQSIRAELCSSLCVYNPAEEKTGAYSLIHDGTHLVDAVLFFLEDDLPSTLKKISLENPSEKKGGLLSRASGLNNSGKKIKTVNSLLRFPIVTGVFRDEEKNVRQFSAHYSTPKCPDVTIGISGRSRFFGFEISITGTEGRICIGNGYLKLYHREKSSLYSGFYSLLNDRSESLPKKTFYFSNMIQNAVDFLDGKANLRSTLQTGINALSVLEEIKEIIK, from the coding sequence ATGCAAAAATACACGGCGGCTTTGGTTGGTTTGGGCAGAATCGGTTACAGTCTTGGACTTGACAAAAAACGCGAGCAGCCCGCCAGCCACACAATGGCACTTTTGAATAATCCTCGGATAAATCTGATTGCCGGTTGCGACACTGATTCTATTGCGCTTTCAAAATGGCAGGACGCGAATAAAAAAGCCGTTGGATATTCTGACAGTGCGAATCTTTATGCAAGATGCCGCCCGGACATTGTTACAGTCGCCGTGAATGAAAATGCCCATTTAAAAGAAGCTGTTGAAGCGATTCATGCAAAACCGAAACTTGTGATTTTGGAAAAGCCGGTTGCGCTTAATCTTTCGGAAGCGGAAAAAATTCAGCAAGAAGCGGAAAAATTCCAAGTGCCGGTTCTTGTAAACCACGAGCGGCGTTTTGCGGAAGATTTCAAGTTGGCAAAAAGCTACATGAAAAAAATCGGAGAAATTCAAAGCATTCGTGCGGAACTTTGCTCAAGCCTTTGCGTTTATAATCCGGCGGAAGAAAAAACCGGGGCCTACAGCCTTATCCACGACGGAACGCATTTGGTTGACGCAGTTCTGTTTTTCCTTGAGGACGATTTGCCTTCAACGCTGAAAAAAATATCTTTGGAAAATCCTTCTGAAAAAAAAGGCGGACTTCTTAGCCGTGCTTCAGGATTAAACAATTCTGGAAAAAAAATCAAAACTGTAAATTCGCTTCTTAGATTTCCTATTGTAACCGGTGTTTTCCGTGATGAAGAAAAAAATGTCCGGCAGTTTAGCGCGCATTATTCAACTCCAAAATGCCCCGATGTTACAATTGGAATCAGCGGCCGCTCACGTTTCTTTGGATTTGAAATTTCCATTACGGGAACTGAAGGCAGAATCTGCATTGGAAACGGATACTTAAAATTGTATCACCGGGAAAAATCTTCTCTTTACAGCGGATTCTATTCACTTTTAAATGACCGTTCCGAAAGCCTGCCAAAAAAAACTTTTTACTTTTCAAATATGATTCAAAACGCGGTTGACTTTTTGGACGGAAAAGCAAACTTGCGCTCAACTCTTCAGACTGGAATAAACGCGCTTTCAGTTCTTGAAGAAATAAAAGAAATCATCAAATAA
- a CDS encoding formylglycine-generating enzyme family protein, producing MKFTKIFALIFFAAAQIFAQESSEDSFNDIDFVQFASSRKKIEYVIGENSQSVTAKRRIFPFKINRYETTYNLWYKVRLWAEENGYIFANPGQEGSSGSRGKAPTQMNCYEPVTNINWYDAVVWCNAFSEMDGKIPCYFYDGQILKDATDTASCDLAECNWKNNGYRLPTETEWEYAARKTPSGLQSGALASGQVDSNGKDDSSVPVEEVAWYFENSNGTKRVGTAGTPFSTSAPPSPSSGNPNGAGIFDMSGNVIEFCWDWEVPYEAGDLSKRYSGPKYGAERVMRGGSWNEYTLFVSAGDRYSYDPNEAYNFFGFRIAASVK from the coding sequence ATGAAATTCACAAAAATTTTTGCATTGATTTTTTTTGCGGCGGCACAGATTTTTGCGCAGGAATCTTCTGAGGATTCTTTCAATGATATTGATTTTGTTCAATTCGCTTCTTCAAGAAAAAAAATTGAATATGTGATTGGAGAAAATTCCCAGTCGGTAACTGCAAAAAGAAGAATTTTTCCGTTCAAGATTAACCGCTACGAAACGACTTATAATCTTTGGTATAAAGTTCGGTTGTGGGCGGAAGAAAACGGATATATTTTTGCGAATCCGGGACAGGAAGGTTCTTCTGGTTCAAGAGGAAAAGCTCCGACTCAAATGAACTGCTATGAGCCTGTTACAAATATAAACTGGTACGATGCCGTTGTCTGGTGCAATGCTTTCAGCGAAATGGACGGAAAAATTCCCTGCTATTTTTACGACGGTCAGATTTTAAAAGATGCCACAGACACAGCTTCGTGCGACTTGGCGGAATGCAACTGGAAAAACAACGGCTACAGGCTTCCGACCGAAACCGAATGGGAATATGCGGCAAGAAAAACTCCGTCAGGGCTTCAGTCTGGAGCTTTGGCTAGCGGGCAAGTTGACTCAAACGGAAAAGATGATTCTTCTGTTCCAGTTGAAGAAGTCGCCTGGTATTTTGAAAATTCAAATGGAACAAAAAGAGTTGGAACAGCCGGAACTCCATTTTCTACAAGCGCGCCTCCAAGTCCTTCAAGTGGAAATCCAAACGGAGCCGGAATTTTTGATATGAGCGGAAACGTAATTGAATTTTGCTGGGACTGGGAAGTTCCTTATGAAGCCGGCGATTTATCCAAAAGATATTCAGGACCAAAATATGGCGCGGAACGTGTTATGCGCGGCGGAAGCTGGAATGAATACACGCTTTTTGTTTCGGCAGGAGACCGCTATTCTTACGACCCGAATGAAGCCTACAATTTTTTTGGATTCAGAATTGCAGCCAGCGTAAAATGA
- a CDS encoding DUF5312 family protein — protein MGNRNFFKDLLNSFFGGNSPEAAKKRALKNIAKSLSKTKYHFYKTSSNEIDPSFAKFFYEIYKAISPAQAMLQSINPKAFKRIVIDNSLSDKQLESLGNISELAIIDAAKKKPLKEVFEQTKLYVDAFSAEFDSNKISAIDGVYTKLMGFVNFVQFDYFFMLKKFDSSLKEHNFSNPPRFMPISGTYVLEDLKNFMDVAWSIPFDSSWDDVFKLIKKIKGADPVSPGVWKKILARIRYLKENKIIEMLVQLISEDPSYNEVYAAKDLYIVDDFISEVKKQAENNLTALKEKQTEGKIEVLLNQIFGTTQIEKLKFYTEAGSAPFERKEIGKFEYCEPLAYLKKFILDYVKKDVKELSDILLVRGEWASQQLATPMSEAFHQLVENADKIIALDNSLDDSVDLGLKMKTHLPRTERDKESRNIIHSTLNFVNTSAARIILGSVNLFITYGRNLKMVLEDCIKPHPTLIRNWKDIDHFAEGKLKQMCIGVYKEIFSFVSLMQNFHIEVNEDA, from the coding sequence ATGGGGAATCGAAATTTTTTTAAGGACTTGCTTAATTCATTCTTTGGAGGAAACAGTCCAGAGGCCGCAAAAAAACGTGCCTTAAAAAACATTGCAAAAAGCCTTTCTAAGACCAAATATCATTTTTACAAGACTTCTTCTAATGAAATAGATCCAAGCTTTGCAAAATTCTTTTACGAAATATATAAAGCAATTTCACCAGCGCAGGCAATGCTTCAGTCTATAAATCCAAAAGCATTTAAACGGATTGTAATTGACAATTCTCTTTCGGACAAACAGCTTGAATCGCTAGGGAACATTTCGGAGCTTGCAATTATAGACGCCGCAAAGAAAAAACCGCTAAAAGAAGTTTTTGAGCAGACAAAACTTTACGTGGACGCATTTTCCGCAGAATTCGACAGCAACAAAATTTCTGCAATCGACGGCGTTTACACAAAACTCATGGGCTTTGTAAATTTCGTGCAGTTCGATTATTTCTTTATGCTCAAAAAATTCGACAGTTCACTTAAAGAGCACAATTTTTCAAATCCGCCAAGATTCATGCCGATAAGCGGAACTTATGTTCTTGAAGACTTGAAAAATTTCATGGATGTCGCCTGGTCGATTCCGTTTGATTCTTCTTGGGACGATGTTTTCAAACTGATAAAAAAAATAAAAGGCGCAGATCCAGTTTCTCCGGGCGTTTGGAAAAAAATCCTTGCAAGAATCCGCTATTTAAAAGAAAACAAAATTATCGAAATGCTCGTTCAGCTTATTTCCGAAGATCCGTCTTACAACGAAGTTTACGCAGCAAAAGATTTGTACATCGTTGACGATTTTATCTCGGAAGTAAAAAAGCAGGCGGAAAACAATTTGACTGCTCTGAAAGAAAAGCAGACAGAAGGAAAAATTGAAGTTTTGCTGAACCAAATTTTTGGAACAACTCAGATAGAAAAACTCAAATTTTATACAGAAGCAGGAAGCGCGCCTTTTGAACGCAAGGAAATCGGAAAATTTGAATATTGCGAGCCACTTGCGTACTTGAAGAAATTTATTCTCGACTATGTAAAAAAAGATGTAAAGGAACTTTCCGACATTCTTCTTGTCCGCGGTGAGTGGGCAAGCCAGCAGCTGGCAACTCCAATGAGCGAGGCTTTCCATCAGCTTGTTGAAAACGCAGACAAAATTATAGCTTTGGACAACAGCCTTGACGACAGCGTTGACCTCGGCTTAAAAATGAAAACTCACCTTCCGCGCACCGAACGCGACAAAGAATCAAGAAACATAATTCATTCAACATTGAATTTTGTAAACACATCCGCCGCAAGAATTATTCTTGGTTCTGTAAATCTTTTCATCACTTATGGAAGAAACCTTAAAATGGTTCTTGAAGACTGCATAAAGCCGCATCCAACCTTAATAAGAAACTGGAAAGACATAGACCATTTTGCAGAAGGAAAACTCAAGCAAATGTGCATCGGCGTATACAAGGAAATTTTTTCATTTGTTTCCCTTATGCAGAATTTCCACATTGAAGTAAACGAAGACGCTTAA
- a CDS encoding magnesium transporter CorA family protein, giving the protein MITYWQQENGKLVSKEKEELVPEMNTWVDARSVTRDDIRELEETYGIDSENMLDILDPDELSRIERNDDTGYTFTIIKLPVFSPGDDVSYFTAPLGIITFDKFFITICWTDCEVLKDFAANRIKELSLNDFPAFTIRFMSRADLTFLRYLKELNRRATTIQNEMLRSVQNHELIQLLNIQKSLVFFTTSLKSNQMLLEKLRKTKIIKLDEEDQDWIDDVEIDNKQALDMAGTYTNIMAGMNDAFASVLSNNLNIVMKTMTAWNLVLMLPTLVTSYFGINVPLPWANSKWVGAVAIAGLCVFTSVFGYFMFMKRRLTPSVEARKRVSFKARRAERKQRRYIKKQEKIAEKRK; this is encoded by the coding sequence ATGATTACATATTGGCAGCAGGAAAACGGAAAACTTGTAAGCAAGGAAAAAGAAGAGCTTGTCCCGGAAATGAACACTTGGGTTGACGCAAGATCTGTTACAAGAGACGACATCCGCGAGCTTGAAGAAACTTACGGAATCGACTCTGAAAATATGCTTGATATTCTTGACCCGGACGAACTTTCCCGAATCGAGCGCAACGACGACACTGGATATACTTTTACAATCATAAAGCTTCCTGTTTTTTCTCCGGGAGACGATGTAAGCTATTTTACGGCTCCATTGGGAATCATTACATTCGATAAATTTTTTATAACAATATGCTGGACTGACTGCGAGGTTCTAAAGGATTTTGCCGCGAACAGAATCAAGGAACTTTCGCTCAACGATTTTCCGGCTTTTACGATTCGATTTATGTCCCGCGCCGACCTTACATTTTTGCGCTACTTGAAGGAACTTAATCGCCGTGCCACAACAATTCAAAATGAAATGCTGCGCTCTGTTCAGAACCATGAATTGATTCAGCTTTTAAATATTCAGAAATCGCTCGTGTTTTTTACAACATCTTTAAAAAGCAACCAAATGCTTTTGGAAAAACTCCGCAAGACAAAAATTATCAAGCTGGATGAAGAAGATCAGGACTGGATTGACGACGTTGAAATTGATAACAAACAGGCTTTGGACATGGCAGGAACTTACACAAATATTATGGCTGGAATGAACGATGCCTTTGCTTCAGTTTTGTCCAACAACCTGAATATCGTTATGAAAACAATGACCGCCTGGAATCTTGTGCTTATGCTTCCGACTTTAGTGACAAGCTATTTTGGAATAAACGTTCCGCTTCCTTGGGCGAATTCAAAATGGGTTGGTGCTGTTGCGATTGCGGGGCTTTGCGTTTTTACTTCTGTGTTCGGATATTTTATGTTTATGAAACGCCGTCTTACTCCGTCTGTTGAAGCAAGAAAAAGAGTTTCATTTAAAGCTCGGCGCGCTGAACGAAAGCAAAGACGCTACATAAAAAAGCAGGAAAAAATAGCGGAGAAAAGAAAATGA
- the hflX gene encoding GTPase HflX, producing MIEIQQEQERKVRCLLVGAPDKKNGNPEPKELQNLVQTLDMETAGTIVLTRIEPTPAYGMGTGKAQEIVDKAKEVFADCIIFDWEIDPSKQRNWEKLANMPVFDRNEVIIRIFDSRAQTKEASLQVELAKLQYSLPRLSHTYGDMARQRGGSFGNKGSGETQLELDRRQIEDKIVQIKKELAQVAINRNIQRKQRERTATATCSLVGYTNAGKSSLLNALTGADVLVENKLFATLDPTTRKFALSEASSVLMTDTVGFISNLPHTLIDAFKSTLEETSLSDFLLIVVDASDPDCEKQYQQVQKVLKEIHAEKIPQAIILNKFDLVKENFITVSQLNKAFPNAIHASAKTELGFEEIISVLTENLLGAERKFKIPMERADLVELARKNGTIEKEEWLENSIELTARIPGTFDENKNATTRTLSLLKEFIV from the coding sequence ATGATTGAAATTCAGCAAGAGCAAGAACGCAAAGTAAGATGCCTTTTAGTCGGCGCGCCAGATAAAAAAAACGGAAATCCAGAGCCAAAGGAACTTCAAAATTTAGTGCAGACGCTGGACATGGAAACTGCCGGCACAATCGTGCTTACGCGCATAGAACCGACTCCAGCTTACGGAATGGGAACAGGAAAAGCGCAGGAAATTGTGGACAAGGCAAAGGAAGTTTTTGCGGACTGCATAATTTTTGACTGGGAAATAGATCCGTCCAAGCAACGCAACTGGGAAAAACTTGCCAATATGCCGGTTTTTGACAGAAATGAAGTAATAATAAGAATTTTTGATTCACGCGCACAAACAAAAGAAGCAAGCCTTCAAGTTGAACTTGCAAAGCTCCAGTATTCACTTCCAAGGTTAAGCCACACTTACGGAGACATGGCGCGGCAAAGAGGCGGCTCATTCGGAAATAAAGGAAGCGGCGAAACTCAGCTGGAACTTGACCGCCGTCAAATAGAAGACAAAATTGTTCAGATAAAAAAAGAACTTGCGCAAGTCGCAATAAACAGAAACATTCAGCGCAAGCAAAGGGAACGAACCGCAACTGCAACTTGCTCTTTGGTCGGCTACACAAATGCCGGAAAATCAAGTTTGCTAAATGCGCTCACCGGGGCGGATGTTCTTGTAGAAAACAAGCTTTTTGCAACGCTAGATCCAACCACAAGAAAATTCGCGCTTTCGGAAGCCTCGTCTGTTTTAATGACGGACACAGTCGGATTTATTTCAAATCTTCCGCATACTTTAATCGACGCATTCAAATCCACGCTGGAAGAAACTTCGCTTTCTGATTTTCTTTTGATTGTGGTTGACGCTTCTGACCCTGACTGCGAAAAACAATATCAGCAAGTTCAGAAAGTTCTAAAAGAAATTCACGCTGAAAAAATTCCGCAAGCAATTATCCTGAACAAGTTTGATCTTGTAAAAGAAAATTTTATCACGGTTTCCCAGCTGAACAAAGCATTTCCAAACGCAATTCATGCAAGCGCAAAAACAGAACTAGGATTTGAAGAAATAATTTCGGTGCTTACAGAAAATCTTCTTGGCGCAGAACGGAAATTCAAAATTCCAATGGAAAGAGCCGACTTGGTTGAGCTTGCAAGAAAAAACGGAACAATTGAAAAAGAAGAATGGCTTGAAAATTCCATCGAGTTGACTGCAAGAATTCCCGGAACATTCGATGAAAACAAAAACGCAACAACCAGAACACTTTCTTTACTAAAGGAATTTATTGTATGA
- a CDS encoding peptidase U32 family protein, producing the protein MTELLAPAGNIEALDAAIGEGADAVYMGLKSFNARLRSSNFAWNQFEAAVQSVHRLGKKIYVTVNTVCEENETERLYRFLSYLNKIGPDGIIVQDFGVIRMCQEFFPDLELHASTQMNVESAAAANLLCKQGVKRVVVARELGLEEIRAIKAKTNAELEMFVHGALCVSESGLCLFSSYLGGKSANRGVCTQACRRIYSAEIPGTVANGYYFSPCDLELISHVPELMEAGVDSFKIEGRMKSAEYVGAVTAAYRYVMDHWREDKKGSIAEGKRILSTDFARSKTDYWYGFKSVEEGVDSAGAKILNPKQAGGTGIFLGKINQTRPASASEKEQYASSLEKKQEFSIQMATISGGDYNPDPGDSIRLHKKDDTGRESHKIRVLSEDEKGSRWIDIPSGFSKGDSVYLLQTKSMSKRYKRVLPSDLSKFRKQPGPERLPILDLTPLAKNELSWFPEGLYIQVSTVADAHIVSSLHPVRLIIELNSETTYDILNKDSPAKPLLPYSKKMLVISLDPFFAEGKSEEFESVVSVLVEKGYSTFIVNNIAHINILKKYKVNLIAGPYLYTFNRWAVSFLENSNIMALQSPAENSEKNLEAVFENSTERSRVLLSVFSYPVLFRMRFKLPGDYDFTYFSDKEGMGFKVNSTPDGSFVMPEYPFSLLDKMETLKSKGWTHQLIDFSKTKILKSDIRNLVSIIQKHEFIEGASRFNWKNGFYNPEKMEAYQAVQARNAQAAKDNKKRK; encoded by the coding sequence ATGACAGAATTATTAGCTCCTGCGGGAAATATTGAGGCGCTTGATGCTGCTATAGGCGAAGGCGCGGATGCAGTTTACATGGGTTTGAAGAGTTTTAATGCAAGACTTAGGTCTTCAAATTTTGCCTGGAATCAGTTTGAGGCTGCTGTTCAAAGCGTGCATCGGCTTGGCAAAAAAATTTATGTAACTGTAAATACTGTTTGTGAAGAAAACGAAACAGAACGTCTTTATAGATTTCTTTCATATTTAAATAAAATCGGGCCGGACGGAATAATTGTTCAGGATTTTGGCGTAATCAGAATGTGCCAGGAATTTTTCCCGGACTTGGAGCTTCATGCGTCAACCCAGATGAATGTGGAAAGCGCGGCGGCTGCAAATCTTTTGTGCAAGCAGGGCGTAAAGCGTGTTGTTGTTGCGCGTGAACTTGGACTTGAGGAAATCCGCGCGATAAAAGCAAAGACAAATGCCGAACTTGAAATGTTTGTTCATGGCGCGCTTTGTGTAAGTGAATCAGGGCTTTGCCTTTTTTCAAGCTATCTTGGCGGAAAATCAGCTAACCGCGGAGTCTGCACTCAAGCTTGCCGCAGAATTTATTCAGCTGAAATTCCCGGAACTGTTGCAAACGGATATTATTTTTCACCTTGCGACTTGGAGCTTATTTCCCATGTTCCAGAATTGATGGAAGCCGGAGTTGACAGCTTTAAAATTGAAGGCAGAATGAAAAGCGCAGAATATGTTGGAGCTGTAACCGCCGCCTACCGTTATGTAATGGATCATTGGCGCGAAGATAAAAAAGGCTCAATTGCGGAAGGAAAACGAATTTTAAGCACAGACTTTGCGCGTTCAAAAACTGATTATTGGTACGGCTTTAAATCTGTAGAAGAAGGAGTTGATTCTGCCGGCGCAAAAATTTTGAATCCAAAGCAGGCTGGCGGAACTGGAATTTTTCTTGGAAAAATAAACCAGACAAGACCGGCTTCTGCTTCTGAAAAAGAACAATACGCATCTTCTTTGGAAAAGAAACAGGAATTTTCTATTCAAATGGCGACAATTTCTGGCGGCGACTACAATCCTGATCCGGGAGACAGCATCCGGCTTCATAAAAAAGATGACACAGGCCGCGAAAGCCACAAAATCCGCGTTCTTTCTGAAGATGAAAAAGGCTCAAGGTGGATTGATATTCCTTCGGGATTTTCCAAGGGAGACAGCGTTTATCTTTTGCAGACAAAATCTATGTCCAAGCGTTACAAAAGAGTTCTTCCGTCTGACCTTTCAAAATTTAGAAAACAGCCCGGCCCTGAACGTTTGCCGATTTTGGATCTTACTCCGCTTGCAAAAAATGAGCTTAGCTGGTTTCCGGAAGGACTTTACATTCAAGTTTCAACTGTTGCGGATGCGCATATCGTGTCTTCGCTTCATCCAGTGCGGCTTATAATTGAGCTTAATTCTGAAACAACTTATGATATTTTGAACAAGGATTCTCCTGCAAAACCGTTGCTTCCGTACAGCAAAAAAATGCTTGTGATTTCGCTTGATCCGTTTTTCGCTGAAGGAAAATCCGAGGAATTTGAAAGTGTTGTTTCAGTTCTTGTGGAAAAAGGATATTCAACTTTTATTGTAAACAACATTGCGCATATAAATATCCTGAAAAAATACAAGGTGAATTTGATTGCCGGTCCTTATCTTTACACGTTTAACCGCTGGGCTGTGAGCTTCCTTGAAAACAGCAATATTATGGCTTTGCAATCTCCTGCGGAAAATTCTGAAAAAAATCTTGAAGCCGTTTTTGAAAATTCTACGGAACGTTCGCGAGTTCTTCTTAGCGTTTTCTCTTATCCAGTTTTGTTCCGAATGAGATTCAAGCTTCCGGGCGATTATGACTTTACTTATTTCAGCGACAAGGAAGGTATGGGATTTAAGGTGAATTCAACGCCGGACGGTTCGTTTGTAATGCCAGAATATCCGTTTAGTCTTTTGGACAAAATGGAAACTTTGAAAAGCAAAGGCTGGACACATCAGCTTATTGATTTTTCAAAGACAAAGATTTTAAAGAGCGATATAAGAAATCTTGTTTCGATTATCCAGAAACATGAATTTATAGAAGGCGCTTCCCGCTTTAACTGGAAAAACGGATTTTACAATCCAGAAAAAATGGAAGCTTATCAGGCGGTGCAAGCTAGAAATGCCCAAGCTGCAAAAGACAATAAAAAGCGGAAATAG
- a CDS encoding lyase family protein translates to METRNIFENISCIDHRYSLSEAEVFNGLSKYISEEASIRSCAKCEAALVKSHLKLRGKLTDEIAQNLDKVASEIDPAEVYAEEEKTKHNIRALVNVMKTKVSAEIGPLVHLGATSVDILDTALSCRMRDVTKNVVLPELKKLEKHLCAIADRDAEVPQVGRTHGQHAVPITFGWSIAEFVSRLGKSILRIEELSNQLVGKLAGPVGSYNGPSMIVKDPEELERVYVEFLGLSASEYSNQLVEPEYLLRLLLEMNVAFGIIANLADDLRNLQRSEIGEVFEYFASTQVGSSTMPQKRNPWNSEHVKSLWKAMCPRVITFYMDQISEHQRDLTNSASQRFMADYVAGFTMAVARMNSVVSGLQADKETMARNLENAGGKVKGGVLAEPAYILLGEAGINDGHEVIRKITLEAEKSGKTFFEVLKTHKEAFEKITAQLEKLGVENPENFFEHPANYCGLAAKKSRRLAKKYEKLMD, encoded by the coding sequence ATGGAAACACGTAACATTTTTGAAAACATTTCTTGTATCGACCACAGATATTCATTGTCAGAGGCCGAAGTTTTTAACGGTCTTTCTAAGTATATTTCAGAAGAAGCTTCAATCCGTTCATGCGCAAAATGCGAGGCAGCCCTTGTAAAAAGCCATTTGAAATTGCGCGGAAAACTCACAGATGAAATTGCGCAGAATCTTGATAAAGTGGCTTCAGAAATTGATCCTGCCGAAGTTTATGCGGAAGAGGAAAAAACAAAGCACAATATCCGCGCGCTTGTAAACGTTATGAAAACAAAAGTTTCCGCGGAAATCGGGCCTTTGGTTCACCTTGGAGCGACCAGCGTTGATATTCTTGACACAGCTCTTTCATGTAGAATGAGAGATGTTACAAAAAATGTTGTTCTTCCTGAACTTAAAAAACTTGAAAAACATCTTTGCGCTATTGCAGACCGCGACGCAGAAGTTCCGCAGGTTGGACGCACTCACGGACAGCACGCCGTTCCTATTACTTTTGGCTGGAGCATTGCAGAATTTGTAAGCCGCTTGGGAAAATCGATTTTGCGCATAGAGGAACTTTCAAATCAGCTTGTTGGAAAACTTGCAGGACCAGTCGGATCTTACAACGGACCTTCGATGATTGTAAAAGACCCGGAAGAACTTGAGCGTGTCTATGTTGAATTTCTTGGACTTTCTGCAAGCGAATATTCAAATCAGCTTGTTGAGCCGGAATATCTTTTGCGCCTTCTTTTGGAAATGAATGTTGCGTTCGGAATTATTGCGAATCTTGCAGACGACCTTCGCAATCTTCAGCGTTCAGAAATCGGAGAGGTTTTTGAATACTTTGCTTCTACACAAGTCGGCTCAAGCACAATGCCGCAGAAAAGAAATCCTTGGAACAGCGAGCATGTAAAGTCGCTTTGGAAGGCGATGTGTCCGCGCGTGATTACATTTTACATGGATCAGATTTCAGAGCATCAGCGCGACCTTACAAATTCCGCAAGCCAGAGATTTATGGCAGATTACGTTGCAGGATTTACAATGGCAGTCGCAAGAATGAACAGCGTTGTTTCGGGGCTTCAGGCTGACAAAGAAACAATGGCGCGCAATCTTGAAAATGCCGGCGGAAAAGTAAAAGGCGGAGTTCTTGCTGAGCCTGCTTACATTTTGCTTGGCGAAGCCGGAATCAATGACGGCCACGAAGTTATCCGCAAAATTACTTTGGAAGCTGAAAAATCCGGAAAAACATTCTTTGAAGTTCTAAAAACTCACAAAGAAGCGTTTGAAAAAATAACTGCCCAGCTTGAAAAACTCGGCGTGGAAAATCCAGAGAATTTCTTTGAGCATCCGGCGAATTATTGCGGACTTGCTGCAAAAAAATCCCGCAGGCTTGCAAAGAAATACGAAAAGCTGATGGACTGA
- a CDS encoding acyl-CoA thioesterase, which produces MTYTTNLTVRSYECDSYSHVNNAVYLNYLETARMDYLHQIGFNYKGIVEAGYYLYVTHIDIFYKNSAFLDDNLIIETTPVKLGAVSGTFHQTIKKEDGHICAEADVTWASVKNNAPARLPKEFIVDGLRP; this is translated from the coding sequence ATGACTTACACAACAAATCTTACAGTCCGCTCTTACGAATGCGACAGTTACAGCCATGTAAACAATGCAGTTTATTTAAATTATCTTGAAACAGCACGCATGGATTATCTGCACCAGATTGGATTCAACTACAAGGGAATTGTAGAAGCCGGCTACTATCTTTACGTAACGCACATTGATATTTTCTACAAGAATTCAGCGTTTCTTGATGACAACCTGATAATTGAAACAACTCCTGTAAAACTCGGAGCTGTAAGCGGAACTTTTCATCAGACTATAAAAAAAGAAGACGGACACATTTGCGCAGAAGCTGATGTAACTTGGGCTTCTGTAAAAAACAACGCGCCTGCCCGACTTCCAAAAGAATTTATTGTAGACGGACTTCGCCCGTAA